The Athalia rosae chromosome 4, iyAthRosa1.1, whole genome shotgun sequence DNA segment AATGTTCGGGCAGAGATGTCATGGATGTTGAATAAACAATCAATTTCAGGTGTACTTTTTGTTTATCAAGACTTTGTGAAAATAGAATACATGTTAATTGAATATACGACATTCTACtctttaaaataattattgctgTACCAAAAACCTTTCAATCTAATCTACTAATGTACTAATGTCAATGTTACAAtggtattttaattatttcactcatactttatgtattttatacgtcAACAATCTTTGGCTATACATGTTCGATGATCTAGCAGAGGCAGACATACATCCTCTTGAAAGTAAGGAGATACTCGTTAGTGGGTGCAACATCATCATTTTCGTACCAGTAGTGTTCGGTGCGGCCACGCCTTGCTGACTTCGTGAGACGAGGCATTCGAGAGCATTTCCTGGGGgttctgcaaaaaaaaattcaaatatcttgataatgaTTCATGTAGGCCTAATCTACCCAAAGGAATTGCATTGTTTGGGTAAAATTATGTCAGGGAACAATTGCAAAATCAATTCTGAGCTCATATAATTTTTTGCGTTTCTCACAAAACCACAATAGATCTGAAGATCGTATCCTGCGATTTTCCTCCCATGTTGTTATAAAAAATCACTATCTTTAAGAGGAGTGCATTTCGACGCATTTTGAACCCCGGAATACCAATCTGCACTCTACATTTCAACCGATGTGTGTCTTAACACATTAATGTCGATAACGAATATCATTCAATGTACCGTTTTTAAGGATAGGATCGatgttaattattaaattatcatcATACGATGGTAGTGAATGTTTCTCATAAATGAACGTTTCAGTATATGGAAATTCATCTCAACAAAGCAGTTCCATCTTCTAACTAAAAACTAATGAGTTGCAATATCATTGACATCACTCGTTTTCCAGTCAacattaaaatattattttaattattttcggaGGTACTGAATTTATGTCAAGGTCCTTATTACATCGCAGTCCAAGATTCATCTACATTACACAActtatttatcaaaaaatagaTTATACGATATGATAATTGATTTCGCAGATGCTCTGAAGAGCCATGCGACCCAGATGTGGAGTCGAATCACTTCCTAGAGATAAGAATAAGATTTAGTGAATCTGAATAATAGTTAAGCTGTTGGATGAGTTTGAATTCTCTTATCAAAACTAATCATGTTGCATttcgagctcaggaatccggaTCTGCTAATCAAATTGATTCTGTCGAAATGATCGAGTTCTCGCGAAACCATAGCtgaaaagcgaagaaatttagatatttctcaatcaacATCAAACGATTACCGACATACAATGGAAATTCGATCAGGATTTGATGATCTAAAATCACATCCGCCCAAATTACCATATATTATCAGGTCTTTGTTATCATtttagaatataaaaaattactgGTTGCTGGTTTGGCAGGTCTGGCGTTATAAATGACATCTGCATTTTCGACAGCTGCACTAAATTTACTGGGTATATCAACTCAGCATCTTGCGTGTCCATTTGACCACCTTCGTCAAAGCTGACCACCCTAATTTCAGCTTAACCGAAACGATATATGGATATACCATGTTATGTATTgtaagtctgaattcgttgcctTGTATATCAACGATTGAAATGTCAGCTGTTAAGTAAGGGGCCTCCTACGACCGTTGACGCTGAACCCGCTTACTGCGGACAGATTTTTACTCAAGGCTAACTATCTTTACAGAGATGGTTTTTACAAATCTACAGTCAACAATTCACCGTTGCAACGGATTTACCATCTTCATGGTGCATTTCTGCGTTGAGTGTGAGCAAAGAAGTGTGAGCACCGTAATATAAACGCCTTGCTAGAACGGCTACAGCAAAATTTCATAGTGGCATTTTACCCGACCTGTATGCAAGCCAgcaaaagaataagaagaaaatactCCATTATTTTCACTTCGACTACGATGGATATTACTTATCGACATTACGATGTTCGGTCATAAATCATTTCCGTATATTCAGATCATCTCCAAAGCAGTCTCAATCTTCTGAATATGACGTAGCCCACCGTTGACAGACAGCTGACTTTTTTGATACTTTTATAACTGGATTGTGCTTTTCAAATTCGCTgtcaaaaagaaaatgtcacGACGAGATCCAGACAATTTGATGAGTACGAATGACGAACGATTCGATTATCTGTTTAAAATAGTATTGATAGGTGATTGTGGTACTGGGAAAACCTGTGTGGTTCAAAGGTTCAGATCAGGGACGTTTATTGAAAGACATGGAAACACGATTGGTGTcgatttttcgatgaaaaccGTCTTGGTCGATGGAAAAAGAGTCAAGGTATTTAGCAAGATTTGAATTAATTTGGAGCATCAAGGATTGCCAAGAGATAAATCCCAAATAATCCGTCTTGTCTAACCACACTTAACCTTGTTTGTTGATAGCTGCAGATATGGGATACTGCAGGCCAAGAAAGATTCCGTACCATCACTCAAAGTTACTACAGGTCAGCGAATGGTGTTGTCGTAGGTAATTCATAATTCAACTTAAACCATTATTATCTGAtctattatttctttcatctctcCGATGAACTGACTAATcatgatatgaaaaatgataaaattcttcttcttccgacCAGTTTACGACATAACAAAACGGTCTACATTTTTAAGCCTGCAGCGATGGGTTGATGAGGTTCGAAAGTATACATCATCTCACGTAATGCTCATATTAGTTGGTAAGCAACGGCAGCCAagccaaataatcgatcgatgtaTTATAGAATTCTCAGTTTGGACCAGATCATTCAGAAGATATGCATTTT contains these protein-coding regions:
- the LOC105688958 gene encoding ras-related protein Rab-43; this encodes MSRRDPDNLMSTNDERFDYLFKIVLIGDCGTGKTCVVQRFRSGTFIERHGNTIGVDFSMKTVLVDGKRVKLQIWDTAGQERFRTITQSYYRSANGVVVVYDITKRSTFLSLQRWVDEVRKYTSSHVMLILVGNKCDLESLREVEKGEAEAVSEYLPEVLHVIETSAKDNTNIDAVFSYLASELKRRHENRQFDDTCEETVKLGGGRELTSCSSCPYKLL